One genomic window of Streptomonospora nanhaiensis includes the following:
- a CDS encoding FecCD family ABC transporter permease, producing the protein MTLTPARARGAGTGAQDTAAGGRRTRPAPVLRLAGGRVSVMVRPRVAAVYTGLLAATAAVFAVSLAVGDYTIALDRVLWALVGYGERLDLFFVRDVRLPRALAAVLVGAALGIAGAVFQSLSRNPLGSPDIIGFTGGASAGAVAVILVLGGSTLQVSLGAIVGGVATAGLVYLLALKRGVQGYRLVLVGIGINAMLLSVRDYLMTRAELTEAMTAQVWMIGSLNGTAWGQALTIAASCAVLMPVVLLLGRRLRLMEMGDSTAQALGVPVGCTQVAALLAASALTGAAIAVAGPIAFIALAAPQLVRRLARTSGTALMGAALMGALLLSAADLVAQRALAPTQLPVGVVTAVIGGSYLVWVLYREWRTGNA; encoded by the coding sequence ATGACCCTGACCCCCGCCCGCGCGCGCGGCGCCGGCACCGGCGCCCAGGACACCGCCGCGGGGGGCCGGCGCACGCGCCCGGCCCCCGTGCTGCGCCTGGCCGGCGGCCGGGTGTCGGTGATGGTGCGCCCCCGCGTCGCCGCCGTGTACACCGGCCTGCTGGCCGCCACCGCCGCCGTCTTCGCGGTGTCCCTGGCCGTGGGCGACTACACCATCGCGCTGGACCGGGTGCTGTGGGCGCTGGTCGGCTACGGCGAACGCCTGGACCTGTTCTTCGTGCGCGACGTCCGGCTGCCCCGCGCGCTGGCGGCGGTGCTGGTCGGCGCGGCGCTGGGCATCGCCGGCGCGGTGTTCCAGAGCCTGTCGCGCAACCCGCTGGGCAGCCCCGACATCATCGGGTTCACCGGCGGCGCCTCGGCCGGCGCGGTGGCCGTGATCCTGGTGCTGGGCGGCAGCACCCTCCAGGTCTCCCTGGGCGCCATCGTCGGCGGTGTGGCCACCGCCGGGCTGGTGTACCTGCTCGCGCTCAAGCGCGGTGTGCAGGGCTACCGGCTGGTGCTCGTGGGCATCGGCATCAACGCCATGCTGCTGTCGGTGCGCGACTACCTGATGACCCGCGCCGAACTGACCGAGGCCATGACCGCCCAGGTGTGGATGATCGGCAGCCTCAACGGCACCGCGTGGGGCCAGGCGCTCACCATCGCGGCCTCGTGCGCGGTGCTGATGCCGGTGGTGCTGCTGCTGGGGCGGCGGCTGCGGCTGATGGAGATGGGCGACTCCACCGCGCAGGCGCTGGGCGTGCCCGTGGGCTGCACCCAGGTCGCGGCGCTGCTGGCGGCCAGCGCCCTCACCGGCGCGGCCATCGCCGTGGCCGGTCCCATCGCCTTCATCGCCCTGGCGGCGCCCCAGCTGGTCCGCCGCCTGGCCCGCACCAGCGGCACGGCGCTGATGGGCGCCGCGCTGATGGGGGCGCTGCTGCTCTCGGCCGCCGACCTGGTGGCGCAGCGGGCCCTGGCGCCCACCCAGCTTCCGGTCGGGGTGGTGACCGCCGTCATCGGGGGCAGCTACCTCGTCTGGGTGCTGTACCGAGAATGGCGGACCGGAAATGCCTGA
- a CDS encoding FecCD family ABC transporter permease: MSLERPSAVAGAEGEDPAAPDSVVAAHALDRRTRAAARTHLLRAGGLLVLLAALLFCAMLSVAVGAKDIPLPVVWDAVWNPDGGYDTSVVWELRLPRTVLGVFVGAALGLAGALMQGLTRNPIAEPGILGVNSGAAAAVVVAIFVFGLTSPTAYVWFGFAGAAVAAVLVYALGSRGRAGATPVRLALAGTALAAVLQGFVYGITVLNEFVFDQIRFWQVGSLVGRDLELFARIWPFLAVGIVLALALGPALNTIALGEDLAAALGAHINRTRALVALAIVLLCGGATAAAGPIWFVGLIVPHVARSMTGPDQRWLLPYSALLAAILLTGADIVGRVLPATGELEVGIITALVGAPVFIMLVRRRRMAQL, from the coding sequence ATGAGCCTGGAGCGGCCGTCCGCCGTCGCCGGGGCCGAGGGCGAGGACCCCGCCGCCCCCGACTCCGTGGTCGCCGCGCACGCGCTCGACCGCCGCACCCGCGCCGCCGCCCGCACCCACCTGCTGCGCGCCGGCGGCCTGCTCGTCCTCCTCGCGGCGCTGCTCTTCTGCGCCATGCTCAGCGTCGCCGTCGGCGCCAAGGACATCCCGCTGCCCGTCGTGTGGGACGCGGTGTGGAACCCCGACGGCGGCTACGACACCAGCGTGGTGTGGGAGCTGCGCCTGCCGCGCACCGTGCTGGGCGTGTTCGTCGGCGCGGCCCTGGGCCTGGCCGGGGCCCTCATGCAGGGCCTCACCCGCAACCCCATCGCCGAGCCGGGGATCCTCGGGGTGAACTCCGGTGCCGCGGCGGCCGTGGTCGTCGCCATCTTCGTCTTCGGCCTGACCAGCCCCACCGCCTACGTGTGGTTCGGGTTCGCCGGCGCCGCCGTGGCCGCCGTGCTGGTCTACGCGCTGGGCTCGCGCGGGCGCGCCGGCGCCACCCCCGTGCGGCTCGCGCTCGCCGGCACCGCCCTGGCCGCCGTGCTCCAGGGGTTCGTCTACGGGATCACCGTGCTCAACGAGTTCGTCTTCGACCAGATCCGGTTCTGGCAGGTCGGCTCGCTCGTGGGCCGCGACCTGGAGCTGTTCGCGCGCATCTGGCCGTTCCTGGCGGTGGGGATCGTGCTGGCCCTGGCGCTGGGCCCCGCGCTCAACACCATCGCGCTCGGCGAGGACCTCGCCGCCGCCCTGGGCGCCCACATCAACCGCACCCGCGCGCTGGTGGCGCTGGCGATCGTGCTGCTGTGCGGCGGCGCCACCGCGGCCGCCGGCCCGATCTGGTTCGTCGGGCTCATCGTCCCGCACGTGGCGCGCTCCATGACCGGCCCCGACCAGCGCTGGCTGCTGCCCTACTCGGCGCTGCTCGCGGCGATCCTGCTGACCGGGGCCGACATCGTCGGCCGGGTGCTGCCCGCGACGGGCGAGCTGGAGGTCGGCATCATCACCGCGCTGGTGGGCGCCCCCGTGTTCATCATGCTGGTGCGGCGCAGAAGGATGGCCCAGCTATGA
- a CDS encoding molybdopterin-dependent oxidoreductase: protein MTAPDDTAPKAYPTTAHWGTYDVLVSGDRVVGVRPGAHDADPSPLMGNVPGAQHHPTRVAAPAVRRRWLENGPGPDGRRGDPDDEYVAVDWDTALDLLAAELDRVRREHGNTAIYGGSYGWGSAGRVHHSQSQLHRFLNTIGGYTRSRDTYSHAGVEVLLPHVLGRPGLADVLHSAPTWEAIAEHTDLVVSFGGLRVSNTHVSSGGRHRQVAAEGMRAAAAKGVGFVSVSPLRDDTLDDIGAQWLPADPGTDTAVLLGLIHTLFTEGLADTAFLDRYTVGAAVLRRYVLGHDDGTPKSADWAARVSGLPAEDLRALARRMARGRTLVNVGWSVQRTRFGEQPLWAGIALAACLGQIGLPGGGFASGYGSAGNYGAGSTPGGLPRLPQGRRPIDSAIPVARVADMLLNPGAEYDYDGTRSTYPDIRLVAWSGGNPFHHHQDLSRLTRAFGRPDTVVVVETHWTATARHADIVLPSTTTLERDDIGASRGDAALRAMPRAVPPHGAARDEYDIYTGLAERMGVAAEFTEGRSSAQWLRHVYEEWRGRYAGRADLPDFDAFWAAGSVAIPDRRDDTALFAEFRADPDTHPLATPSGRIELYSATVASFGYADCPGHPVWLPAEERLGSARARTWPLLMVANQPRGRLHSQQDMGAYSRSLKVAGRARLRMHPGDAAARGVSDGDVVVVENDRGSLLAGVEVSAHVRRDVVQLSTGAWYDPSSQEVTCVHGNPNVLTADVGSSSLSQGTTGQHVLVEVRRYHGTPPPVRVFDPPRITRR from the coding sequence ATGACCGCACCGGACGACACCGCGCCGAAGGCCTACCCGACCACCGCGCACTGGGGCACCTACGACGTCCTGGTGTCGGGCGACCGGGTGGTGGGCGTGCGGCCCGGCGCCCACGACGCCGACCCCTCGCCCCTCATGGGCAACGTGCCCGGTGCCCAGCACCACCCCACGCGGGTGGCCGCCCCCGCCGTGCGGCGGCGCTGGCTGGAGAACGGGCCCGGCCCCGACGGCCGGCGCGGCGACCCCGACGACGAGTACGTCGCCGTGGACTGGGACACCGCGCTGGACCTGCTCGCCGCCGAACTCGACCGAGTGCGCCGCGAGCACGGCAACACCGCGATCTACGGCGGCTCCTACGGCTGGGGCAGCGCCGGGCGCGTGCACCACTCGCAGAGCCAGCTGCACCGCTTCCTCAACACCATCGGCGGCTACACCCGCTCGCGCGACACCTACAGCCACGCCGGGGTCGAGGTCCTGCTGCCGCACGTCCTGGGCCGGCCCGGGCTGGCCGATGTGCTGCACAGCGCGCCCACCTGGGAGGCCATCGCCGAGCACACCGACCTGGTGGTCTCCTTCGGCGGGCTGCGGGTGTCCAACACCCACGTCAGCTCCGGCGGCCGGCACCGCCAGGTCGCCGCCGAGGGCATGCGCGCCGCCGCCGCCAAGGGCGTGGGCTTCGTCTCGGTCAGCCCGCTGCGCGACGACACCCTGGACGACATCGGCGCCCAGTGGCTGCCCGCCGACCCCGGCACCGACACCGCCGTGCTGCTGGGCCTGATCCACACCCTCTTCACCGAGGGCCTGGCCGACACCGCCTTCCTCGACCGCTACACCGTCGGCGCCGCCGTGCTGCGCCGCTACGTGCTCGGGCACGACGACGGCACCCCCAAGTCCGCCGACTGGGCGGCGCGCGTCAGCGGCCTGCCCGCCGAGGACCTGCGCGCCCTCGCCCGCCGCATGGCCCGCGGCCGCACCCTCGTCAACGTGGGCTGGTCGGTGCAGCGCACCCGATTCGGCGAGCAGCCGCTGTGGGCGGGGATCGCCCTGGCCGCCTGCCTGGGCCAGATCGGGCTGCCCGGCGGCGGGTTCGCCTCCGGCTACGGCTCGGCGGGCAACTACGGCGCCGGGTCCACCCCCGGCGGGCTGCCGCGCCTGCCGCAGGGCCGGCGGCCGATCGACAGCGCCATCCCGGTCGCCCGGGTCGCCGACATGCTGCTCAACCCCGGCGCGGAGTACGACTACGACGGCACCCGCTCCACCTATCCCGACATCCGGCTGGTGGCGTGGTCGGGCGGCAACCCCTTCCACCACCACCAGGACCTGTCCCGGCTCACCCGCGCCTTCGGCCGCCCCGACACGGTCGTGGTGGTCGAGACCCACTGGACCGCCACGGCCCGCCACGCCGACATCGTGCTGCCCTCCACCACCACCCTGGAGCGCGACGACATCGGCGCCAGCCGGGGCGACGCCGCGCTGCGCGCCATGCCCCGGGCGGTTCCCCCGCACGGCGCGGCCCGCGACGAGTACGACATCTACACCGGCCTGGCCGAGCGCATGGGGGTCGCCGCGGAGTTCACCGAGGGCCGCTCGTCGGCGCAGTGGCTGCGGCACGTCTACGAGGAGTGGCGCGGGCGCTACGCGGGGCGGGCCGACCTCCCCGACTTCGACGCGTTCTGGGCCGCCGGGAGCGTGGCGATCCCCGACCGGCGCGACGACACCGCCCTGTTCGCCGAGTTCCGCGCCGACCCCGACACCCACCCCCTGGCCACCCCCAGCGGGCGCATCGAGCTGTACTCCGCGACCGTCGCCTCCTTCGGCTACGCCGACTGCCCCGGCCACCCGGTGTGGCTGCCCGCCGAGGAGCGCCTGGGTTCGGCGCGCGCCCGCACCTGGCCGCTGCTGATGGTGGCCAACCAGCCCCGGGGCCGCCTGCACAGCCAGCAGGACATGGGCGCCTACAGCCGCTCGCTGAAGGTCGCCGGGCGGGCGCGGCTGCGGATGCACCCCGGCGACGCCGCCGCGCGGGGGGTGTCCGACGGCGACGTGGTGGTCGTGGAGAACGACCGGGGCAGCCTGCTCGCCGGTGTGGAGGTCAGCGCGCACGTGCGGCGCGACGTGGTGCAGCTGTCCACCGGTGCCTGGTACGACCCCTCGTCGCAGGAGGTGACCTGCGTGCACGGCAACCCCAACGTGCTCACCGCCGACGTGGGGTCCTCGTCGCTCAGCCAGGGCACCACCGGCCAGCACGTGCTGGTGGAGGTGCGGCGCTACCACGGCACCCCGCCGCCGGTGCGGGTGTTCGACCCGCCGCGCATCACCCGGCGCTGA
- a CDS encoding ABC transporter ATP-binding protein has translation MSEPSRLWGENLTLAYDQSVISRDLGISIPDNSFTVIVGPNACGKSTLLRALSRMLKPSQGAVHLDGRLISSYPSKEVARRLGLLPQSSIAPDGITVADLVARGRYPHQRFLKQWSRSDEQVITEAMDATGVTDLAGRMVDELSGGQRQRVWLAMVLAQQTPLLLLDEPTTYLDIAHQMDVLDLCAELHHERSYTLVAVLHDLNHACRYATHLIVMKEGQVAAEGDPAEIVTEQLVEEVFGLPVRVIPDPETGTPLIVPADRGGRIARRTAAAPRPAAEEVGRRSA, from the coding sequence ATGTCCGAACCGTCCCGGTTGTGGGGGGAGAACCTGACCCTGGCCTACGACCAGAGTGTCATCTCCCGTGACCTGGGGATCTCCATCCCGGACAACTCCTTCACGGTCATCGTCGGGCCCAACGCCTGCGGCAAGTCCACCCTGCTGCGGGCCCTGTCGCGGATGCTCAAGCCCAGCCAGGGCGCCGTGCACCTCGACGGCCGGCTCATCAGCTCCTACCCCTCCAAGGAGGTCGCGCGGCGGCTGGGCCTGCTGCCGCAGAGCTCCATCGCGCCCGACGGGATCACCGTGGCCGACCTGGTGGCGCGCGGGCGCTACCCGCACCAGAGATTCCTCAAGCAGTGGTCGCGCTCCGACGAGCAGGTCATCACCGAGGCCATGGACGCCACCGGTGTCACCGACCTGGCCGGGCGCATGGTGGACGAGCTGTCGGGCGGGCAGCGCCAGCGCGTGTGGCTGGCGATGGTGCTGGCCCAGCAGACGCCGCTGCTGCTGCTGGACGAGCCAACCACCTACCTGGACATCGCCCACCAGATGGACGTGCTCGACCTGTGCGCGGAGCTGCACCACGAGCGGTCCTACACGCTGGTGGCGGTGCTGCACGACCTCAACCACGCCTGCCGGTACGCCACCCACCTGATCGTGATGAAGGAGGGGCAGGTGGCGGCCGAGGGCGACCCCGCCGAGATCGTCACCGAGCAGCTGGTGGAGGAGGTGTTCGGGCTGCCGGTGCGCGTCATCCCCGACCCCGAGACCGGCACCCCGCTGATCGTGCCCGCCGACCGGGGCGGGCGCATCGCCCGCCGCACGGCCGCCGCGCC